The Nocardia sp. BMG51109 nucleotide sequence GGTGGGCGCCGGCCGTGCGGTGGCGGTGGGCGGCGCCGTCACCGCCGGGCCGGGGAAGGCCGGCGGTGGCGCGACGGCAGCGCGTTCAGCCCTGCGACGCCATCCACTCGTTCACGCGTCGCTCGCCCTCCTCGCGCGAGACGTCCTCCACCCGGGTCATGACGACCCAGCGGTGGCCGAACGGATCCATCACCCGGCCGTAGCGGTCGCCGGTGACGAAGGTCTCCGGATCGTCGACCAGGCGCGCCCCGTGCTCACGGGCCAGCTTCACGACCGCGTCGACGTCCGGGCAGTAGTGCACGATGCTGGTGTGCACCCAGTCGTCCTCGGGCGCCCGGATTCCGTGGTCCGGCATCGGCACACCGAGCTGGACGGTCGAGTCGCCGATCTTCAGCTCGGCGTGCGCGGGCTGGCCGTCGGGCAGGTCGTTGCGGCTGAGCACCTCGGCGCCGAATACGGCGGTGTAGAAGTCGATGGCCTTGTTGCCGTCCGGGACGGCGAGGAAACAGCTGATGGAGTGGTAGCCCTCGGGGATCGGGTTCACGGTGTTCGTCATGGCGGTTACTCTCGCCGGTTCCGCGCCCGGGGTCTTGTAAGAACGCGACAGTGCGGGGCCCGGTGATGACGAGCGCCGGAGAATATGCGGAAGCCGTTGCGCCGGAACCGATTCCGGTACCGCCGCCGGAGGTGGCCAAGGGGATCCTGCACCCGCGGGAGCAGGCGCG carries:
- a CDS encoding VOC family protein, which translates into the protein MTNTVNPIPEGYHSISCFLAVPDGNKAIDFYTAVFGAEVLSRNDLPDGQPAHAELKIGDSTVQLGVPMPDHGIRAPEDDWVHTSIVHYCPDVDAVVKLAREHGARLVDDPETFVTGDRYGRVMDPFGHRWVVMTRVEDVSREEGERRVNEWMASQG